A genomic segment from Deinococcus sp. YIM 77859 encodes:
- a CDS encoding mismatch-specific DNA-glycosylase — protein MTEGEGYLVPDVLQPGLTLVLVGTAPSRISARARAYYANPENKFWRVLFETGLTPRLLAPHEYATLPRYGIGLTDVAKRHSGVDAALPQEAWAPHELRAKLRHYRPAIVAFTSKRGAAETLGLPTGKLPYGPQLLPLEGCELWVLPSTSPLGHNHFQLGPWQALAERVARLRNAASGGNAFHPERVP, from the coding sequence ATGACTGAGGGGGAGGGGTACCTCGTCCCGGACGTGCTGCAACCCGGTCTGACGCTGGTGCTTGTCGGCACGGCGCCCAGCCGCATCAGTGCGCGGGCACGGGCGTACTACGCCAACCCCGAAAACAAATTCTGGCGGGTGCTGTTTGAAACGGGCCTCACTCCCCGCCTGCTCGCCCCGCACGAGTACGCGACCCTGCCGAGGTACGGGATCGGCCTCACCGACGTCGCCAAACGGCACAGCGGCGTAGACGCCGCCCTGCCCCAGGAGGCTTGGGCTCCCCACGAGCTGCGCGCCAAACTTCGGCACTACCGTCCGGCCATCGTCGCCTTTACCAGCAAGCGCGGCGCGGCGGAGACGCTGGGCCTTCCCACCGGGAAGCTGCCCTACGGCCCGCAACTGCTGCCACTGGAGGGCTGCGAGCTCTGGGTGTTGCCCTCCACCAGCCCGCTCGGTCACAACCACTTTCAGCTTGGGCCATGGCAGGCGCTCGCGGAACGGGTGGCGCGGCTTCGGAACGCGGCCTCGGGTGGGAACGCCTTTCATCCTGAACGCGTACCCTGA
- a CDS encoding sulfite oxidase-like oxidoreductase translates to MLGKFFKKPEDDLGGRIPPGQTLTTRFPVLTYGPSQHYAPQDVRVRIFGLAEEKTFTWDDLLALPQTTLTYDIHCVTHWSKLDTTWTGVRVVDLMAHVRLDPAARYVMQHSVGGYTTNLPLEDFLRPENLLAHTFDGEPLAPEHGGPLRLVVPHLYFWKSAKWLSGLEFMAEDRPGFWERNGYHMRGDPFKEERYDDD, encoded by the coding sequence ATGCTCGGCAAGTTCTTCAAGAAGCCGGAGGATGACCTGGGGGGGCGGATTCCTCCGGGGCAGACCCTCACCACCCGCTTTCCGGTCCTCACCTACGGTCCCTCACAGCACTACGCGCCCCAGGACGTGCGGGTACGCATCTTTGGGCTGGCCGAGGAGAAGACCTTCACCTGGGACGACCTCTTGGCCCTGCCGCAGACGACGTTGACCTATGACATCCACTGCGTCACCCACTGGAGCAAGCTCGACACGACCTGGACCGGTGTGCGCGTCGTGGACCTGATGGCACACGTGCGGCTCGACCCGGCGGCCCGCTACGTGATGCAGCACAGCGTGGGGGGCTACACCACCAACCTCCCACTCGAGGACTTCCTGCGGCCCGAGAATCTGCTGGCCCACACCTTTGACGGCGAACCGCTGGCCCCCGAGCACGGCGGCCCGCTGCGGCTGGTCGTGCCGCACCTCTACTTCTGGAAGAGCGCCAAGTGGCTCAGCGGGCTGGAATTCATGGCCGAGGACCGGCCTGGCTTCTGGGAGCGCAACGGGTACCACATGCGGGGCGACCCCTTCAAGGAGGAGCGCTACGACGATGACTGA
- a CDS encoding DUF4032 domain-containing protein — MSETHPRLQARHEVERARFLADVYDLLAILRREPNELLPFDWVWHLAPEGEHPLGVQAIPVDQIIGSVDRYREFDRHYLPKEPHLDERWIGVRAAQLQGKELPPIQVYKVGELYFVKDGNHRVSVARRQGQHYIDAHVIELHVTVPPDEHDTLRDLIIKGEYARFLKATELGRVVPGHREILFTTPGRYDRLLEHIRTRQYFLDRKPERAGLPPVSWAEAVESWYRRLYSRVLENIEKHDVMARFPGRTEADLYLWIMDHRYFLTEKYGHDVGSEAATRDFRAHHAPPLYRRVGQRMRLMWRGRLHPAA; from the coding sequence ATGAGTGAGACCCATCCCCGCCTTCAGGCCCGCCACGAGGTTGAACGCGCCCGCTTTCTGGCGGACGTGTACGACCTGCTGGCGATTTTGCGCCGTGAGCCCAACGAGCTGCTGCCCTTTGACTGGGTTTGGCACCTCGCCCCAGAAGGTGAACACCCGCTGGGGGTCCAGGCTATCCCGGTCGACCAGATCATCGGCTCTGTGGACCGCTACCGTGAGTTCGACCGGCACTACCTGCCCAAAGAGCCGCACCTCGACGAGCGCTGGATCGGCGTGCGCGCTGCGCAGCTTCAGGGCAAGGAGCTGCCGCCGATTCAGGTCTACAAGGTGGGCGAGCTGTACTTCGTCAAAGACGGAAACCACCGGGTCTCGGTCGCCCGCCGTCAGGGCCAGCACTACATCGACGCGCACGTGATTGAACTCCATGTCACCGTGCCGCCGGACGAGCACGACACCCTCCGCGACCTGATTATCAAGGGGGAGTATGCCCGCTTTCTCAAGGCCACGGAACTCGGCCGGGTGGTGCCGGGCCACCGTGAGATTCTCTTTACCACGCCGGGCCGCTACGACCGCCTGCTGGAGCACATCCGCACCCGGCAGTACTTCCTCGACCGCAAGCCGGAGCGCGCGGGGTTGCCGCCCGTGAGCTGGGCGGAGGCTGTGGAAAGCTGGTACCGCCGCCTCTACAGCCGAGTGCTCGAGAACATCGAAAAGCACGACGTGATGGCGCGGTTTCCGGGCCGTACCGAAGCGGACCTGTACCTCTGGATCATGGATCACCGCTACTTCCTGACCGAGAAGTACGGCCACGACGTAGGCAGCGAAGCCGCGACCCGCGACTTCCGCGCCCACCATGCCCCGCCCCTGTACCGGCGGGTTGGGCAGCGAATGCGGCTGATGTGGCGGGGACGGCTCCACCCGGCGGCGTAA